TCGGTAAGCCGTTGGCCCATCTGGGTCGCCGCTCTGGGCGTACTGGTCTTTGGATTGCTGTTTGTAGCCGGTGGCGGTTACCTCGCCACCCTCGGCGGCAGTCTGTACTTCCTGCTTGCCGGTATCGGGATGATCGTTTCATCCGTGCTGCTGTTTAAACAGCGCTTGTCGGGGGCCTGGTTGTTCGCCGCTGTCATGCTGGCCAGCATTCTCTGGGCGGTGATCGATGCCGGGCTGGTGTTCTGGCCTCTGGTTTCACGTCTGTTTGCCCTGGCGGTGTTAAGCCTGGTCGTTGCGCTGGTCTACCCGACGCTGCGCAAAGCCAACGGTCTGAGCGGTAACGCGGGTTACGCACTGAGTGCGGTACTGGCTGCAGGTATCGCTGCCGGTGCCTGGGGGATGTTCCAGCCCCACGCGTCGATCGCGCCAACGGGTGACGGCCCGGGCCTGACCAGGGTCGATCCGGCCAACGCCCAGAAAGACTGGGCCCATTACGGTAATGATGAAGGTGGCAGCCGCTTTGCTGCGCTGGACCAGATCAACCGCAGCAACGTGTCCAAACTGGTTCCGGCCTGGACTTACCAGACCGGTGACGTGGCTGTCAGTAACGGCAACGGCGCGGAAGATCAGATGACCCCGCTGCAAGTGGGCGACAAGGTATTTATCTGCACGCCGCACAACAACCTGATCGCGCTGGATGCCGACACCGGCAAAGAGTTGTGGAAAAACAACATCAACGCCGAATCAGCCGTCTGGCAGCGTTGCCGCGGCCTGGCCTATTTTGACGCCACTGCCGCTGTCACCCAGCCAACGGATGGCAGCACGCCGGCCGCGGTTGTGACGGTTGCCCCCGGTGCTGCGTGCCAGCGTCGCTTGCTGACCAACACCATTGATGCGCGCCTGATTGCTGTGGACGCGGACACCGGCAAGTTCTGCCAGGACTTCGGCACCCATGGCCAGGTTGATCTGAAAACCGGTTTGGGCAATGTCCCGGACTCGTATTATCAGTTGTCCTCCGCGCCCTTGATGGCGGGCACTACCGTGGTGGTGGGCGGTCGTGTTGCCGATAACGTGCAAACCGACATGCCAGGCGGCGTGATCCGCGGTTTCGACGTCATGACCGGTGCCATGCGCTGGGCATTCGACCCGGGCAACCCGCAAGACAAACAAGCACCCGCTGAAGGCCAGACCTACGTTCGCAGCACGCCGAACAGCTGGGCGCCGATGTCCTATGACCCGCTGATGAACACCGTGTTTTTGCCGATGGGCAGTTCGTCCACCGACATCTACGGCGTGGATCGCACGGCACTGAATCACAAGTACGGCGCATCCGTGCTGGCACTTAACGCTACCACCGGTGAAGAAAAGTGGGTGTATCAAACCGTCCACAATGATCTGTGGGACTTCGACTTGCCGATGCAGCCAACCTTGATGGACTTCACCACGGTGGACGGCAGCAAGGTACCTGCGCTGGTGATCGGTACCAAGGCCGGGCAGATTTTTGTACTGGACCGCCATACCGGCAAGCCGCTGACCAAGGTTGAAGAAGTACCGGTCAAGGCAGCCAACATCCCGAACGAGCCCTACTCGCTCACTCAGCCAAAATCGGTGGGCATGCCGCAGATTGGCGCGCAGACTCTGACTGAGTCGGATATGTGGGGCGCCACCCCGTTCGACCAGATGCTGTGCCGTATCTCGTTCAAGAAAATGCGCTACGAGGGTTTGTACACCGCACCGGGCACCGATGTGTCACTGAGCTTCCCGGGTTCTCTGGGCGGCATGAACTGGGGCGGTTTGTCGACCGACCCGGTACACGGTTTTATCTTCGTCAATGACATGCGTCTGGGGCTGTGGGTCCAGATGGTGCCTCAGCAAAAAGAGGCCAAGGCTTCTTCCGGCGGTGAAGCACTGAACACCGGCATGGGCGCAGTGCCGCTCAAAGGCACGCCGTATGCCGTGAACAAGAACCGCTTCCTGTCGATTGCAGGCATTCCGTGCCAGGCGCCGCCTTTCGGCACGCTGACGGCTATCGATATGAAGACGCAGAAAGTTGCCTGGCAAGTGCCGGTTGGCACTGTTCAGGACACCGGCCCGCTGGGTATCAAAATGGGCCTGCAACTGCCCATCGGGATGCCGACACTGGGCGGGACGCTGTCCACCCAGGGTGGCCTGATCTTTATCGCCGGGACCCAGGACTACTACCTGCGCGCCTTTAACTCGGCCAACGGGGAAGAAGCCTGGAAAGCCCGCCTGCCGGTAGGCAGCCAGGGTGGCCCGATGACCTTTGTGTCACCCAAAACCGGCAAGCAGTACATCGTCATCACTGCCGGTGGTGCACGCCAGTCGGTTGATCGCGGTGACTATGTGATCGCTTATGCGCTGCCTGACAGCCAATAAGCGTTAGTCCAGTGGCATAAACTACTGTGGGAGCTGGCTCCCACAGTAGTCAGGCCGACTAGGCCTTGCTCAACAACACCCGCGTCACTCGCCGCTCTTCAACCTCGACCACGGTCATGTACCAGCCTTCCCATACCAGCTTGTCGCCCACCATGGGCAGACGGTCCAGCATGCTCATGACCATCCCGCCAAGCGTTTGATAGTCATCGGTGGCCTTGGCTGCAAAGCCGGTGTGCTGACGAATCTGGCTCAGGTTCAAGGCGCCGCTCACAAGGTAGCCGTCCTCCCGGGTAACGATATTCGGACCTTCGATCTCGCTGGCATCAGGCAACTCGCCGGCAATGGATTCCAGAATGTCGGTCATGGTCAGCAGGCCAATAAAATCACCAAACTCGTTCACCACAAACGCAATGTGCGTCGACTCTTTGCGCATCTGCTCCAGCGCATTGAGGATCGTGAAGCTGTCCAGCAAGTTGACAGCCTTGCGCGCCATGGCTTCCAGATCGGGTTCGTGACCGGCCAGCAGCTCTTTGAGCAGTTCCTTTTTGTGGACAAAGCCCAGCGGTTCGTCAACTCGCCCGTCCCGGATCAGGGGCAAACGGGAATACGAGGAGTGCATCAGCGTGGTGCGAATGGTGTCTGCCGAGTCCGACAGGTCGATATGATCGATCTCGGCCCGTGGCGTCATCACCGTGCGAATCGGACGCTCTGCCAGTTGCAGTACGCCACTGATCATCACGCGTTCACGTCGGTGGAAGACTTCCTTGTCATCGCCGCCTTCAAGCATGTCAGCAATCTCCTCCCCCACCTCATCGGCATGCAGCGTACGGCCACCCAGTAACCGCATTACGGCATGGGCCGTGCGCTCACGCATGGGGCGCATGCCCTGCACGCTTTTCTTGCGACGTGCACGGGCAATCTGGTTCAGCACTTCGATCAGAATCGAGAAGCCGATGGCTGCGTACAGGTAGCCTTTGGGAATATGGAAGCCCAGGCCTTCGGCGGTCAGGCTGAAGCCGATCATCATCAGGAAGCCAAGGCACAGCATGATCACCGTCGGGTGACTGTTGACGAATTTGGTCAGCGGCTTGCTGGCAATGATCATCAGACCGATAGAGAACACCACTGCAATCATCATCACGGACAGATGGTCAACCATACCCACTGCGGTAATCACCGCGTCCATGGAGAACACAGCGTCGAGCACCACAATCTGCGCCACGATCGGCCAGAACATGGCGTAGCCCATGCTTGATGTGCGTTCGGCCACATGCCCTTCCAGCCGTTCGTGCAATTCCATCGTCGCCTTGAACAACAGGAACAGACCGCCGAACAGCATGATCAGGTCACGGCCCGAGAACGACTTGTCGAAGACTTCAAACAACGGCGCCGTCAGCGTGACAATCCACGAGATGCTGGCCAGCAGGCCAAGGCGCATGACCAGTGCAAGCGTAAGGCCAATTACCCGGGCACGGTCGCGCTGCTCCGGCGGCAGCTTGTCCGCCAGGATGGCGATAAACACCAGGTTATCAATGCCCAGTACCAGTTCCAGCACAATCAGGGTCAACAGGCCGAGCCAGGCCGTGGGATCTGCAATCCATTCCATAGGTATCAGTCAATCTCACGAAGGTTCAGGGTTAACGATGAGCGCGCACAGGCAAACGAAGCAACGGATGTGCTTTCGAAAAACGGAGGGCAAAAGAAAGGTACTGCGCGCTCGATACCGATGATCAAGCGGGAGGGTGTGGCCGGCTGATAACAGCGACTGGGTGGTTCCTGAAGGGTGTTCATACAAACCTATAGTGAATTGGGGACGTAATCCTACAGCGATACTACACAACTCCTGCGTGCAGACTTATTACAAGATTTAACAAACACTCCCCTGCCCCATTATTCGACTTGTTGGGCAAACCATTGCCACACGCGAGCGCACGCCGGATGCGAAGCGGCTGAGGGCTGCAGGCACAACGAGTAGTTGCCGCCGGTTTTCAGCGGTTCTCCAAACGGGATCACCAGCACACCCCGCTGAATGGACTCCGCAGCCAGCGTCATATCCGTGACCGCCACCCCCAGGCCGCGGGCAGCGGCGTCCAGTGCCAACTCATCAAGGTTGAACGGGATATGCCTGTAGGCCGCCAATGGCTTGCCTCCGTTGGCTGACAGCCAATCGATCCAGGCCTGCTGATCGGCCGAGCGATGCAGCAGCGCAAAGCGCACCAGATCGTCCACTGACGTCAGCGGCCCCATGCCCGGCGCGCACACCGGCACCAGCGCTTCGTCAAACAGCGCCATGCAGGCCGGGTCACTGGAGGGCCGGGGCAGATAGAGGATATAGGCGTCACTGTCGCTGCCCGGCTCGACAACCTCGGTGGCTACCGTCTCGATCGACAGGGCAATATCCGGGTATTGCAGGTAAAAATCGCTCAGCTTTGGCAATAGCCAGCGCACAGCCAGTGACACATGCATACGAATGCGCAAGGGTCGCTCTTGCGGCGAAAGGCGGTCTTCAAGCGCTTTCAATTGCTCAAGAATGCTGCGGGCACTGGCCAGCACCTGCTCGCCTTCGGGGGTCATCCGCACGCTGCGGCTGGTTCTGGCGAACAGGGCGACGCCAAAGTGCGCCTCCAGTTGCTGAACCTTTCGGCTAACTGCACTTTGGGTCAAACACAGCGTTTGTGCCGCCTGGGTAAAACTGCCCGAGTCAGCAACCTCTACCAGCGCCTGCAAGCCTTGAAGTGACGGTACGTGGCGAACTTTATCCATGCGTATTCAGCATCAATCAATGAATTTATAACGTTGGTTATATCACCACGCTCAGCATAAATTCCAGCTATAGAGAGTGCGACCCACAAGTAGTCATGCGATTAGTGCATGCATTGGGTACGACACCACGACCGTCAAGCGAGGTGAAACGTGAAGAATGAATGTGGCTGGATTGCCCTGGCAGGAAGCTCCCCCAGCCGAGATCACCTCAAAGGTCCTGAAAAAGCCGACTGGCTGATCATCGGTGGCGGTATCACCGGGCTGAGTGCGGCCCATTCACTGGCGCAGCTGCACCCTGAAGCGCGCATCGTTGTTGTGGACCGCCAGCGGGCTGCGCAAGGGGCTTCTGCGCGCAATTCCGGGTACGCCGTGGCCCACGAAAACCCTGGCGATGATGAGCTGATCGGCAAGGGCGGGTTCGCAGGATTTGCAGTCGACTCATCGATTGGGCAGGCGGCCGGTGATGAGGTGCGCATGCGGATTGCCCGCCACAACATTGAGTGCGAGTACCGGGATTCGGGTTACTACTTTGCGGTAAACGACCCGCGCAAGCTGACCCATGTCGAGGCCAAACTCCAAACCCTGAGCGCCGTGGGCGCATCCGCGCAGTTTCTGGAAGGCGCGCAACTGGCCCAAAAACTCGGTACCCGTCATTACCAGGCGGCCATCTGGTGCGGCAATGGCAACGCGTTGCTGCAGCCTGCGAAATACGTGAAGGGCCTGCTGGATGCATTGCCAGCCAATGTAACGCTCTTTGAAAACACCGAGATCACCGGGCTTGAACGCCTGAGTGGCGGGCGCATTCGAGCCAAGGGGACTCAGGGCAACATTGAGGCCTCTCAGGTGCTGGTGTGTCTGAATGCATTTATTCCCCGCGCCGGGATCACCCACAGCGCGACCTTCCCCATGGAGCTCAGCGCCAGCCTGACCCGCCCGTTGACCGACAAGGAATATCAGGCCATCGGTAATGTCGAGCCCTGGGGCGTTCTGTCGACCCGCCCGTTGGGCGCTACGGTTCGGCTGACACCCGATCGCCGGGTGATGATCCGCAACACGGCGGAATACCGCACCCGGGATTTATCCGCCAGTGATCTGTTGCAGCGGCGCAAACACCATGTATTGGGTTTGCAGCGTCGTTTCCCCGGCCTGGGTGAGCAAGACATTCACTACACCTGGACCGGGCATCTGAGCGCCAGCCGCAGCGGCCAGCCTTACTTTGCCAAGGTCGAAGACGGTGTTTATGCCGTGGCCGGCTGCAATGGCTCGGGGGTTGCCCGCGGCACCCTGTGGGGCCGCCTGCTCGCCGAACTCGCATCCGGCGCCAGCTCTCCCCTGCTCCAGTCGGTCATGGACAGAGCCCAGCCAGGCTGGCTACCGCCCCGCCCGCTCTTCGATATCGGTGCTGTATTACGAATGCGCATGGAAGCAGTCAGGGCCAAGACAGAAATCTGAAGCCTCTCACATCACAAAAGAATAAAAGCTCCTTGAAAAGGTGATTGAACATGCACATCAACTCGGTTTCCCTTGCGGTAATGCTCGCAGCGTTTTCGACAGTCAGCCATGCGGACGAGAGCGTCAATATCTCCAACTGGAACGGCTATATCGCCGACGACACCCTGACCACGTTCACCAAGGAAACGGGGATCAAGGCCACCTACGACATTCATGACAGCAACGAAGTGCTGGAGTCCAAGTTGATGACCGGCAATACCGGTTATGACGTGGTCAGCCCTTCGAACCACTTTCTGTCCCGACTGATCAAGGCCGGCGCCATCCAGAAGCTGGACAGGAGCCAGTTGCCCAACTGGAAAAACCTCGACCCGGTTCTGATGAAAAAACTGGAAGTGAACGACCCCGGCAACCAGTATGGCTACCCCTACATGTGGGGCACCGCGGGGATTGGTTACAACGTCGAGAAGATCAAGGCGATCTTCGGCACTACCGATGTCACTCAGTCCTGGAGCCTGTTTTTTGATGAAGAGAACATCAAAAAACTCAGCCAGTGCGGGGTCGCGATCATCGACAACCCGACCCAGGTACTGCCGATCACCCTCAACTACCTGGGTTTGCCGCACCACAGCCACGACCCGGAAGACTACAAGAAAGCCGAGCAGGCACTGCTGAAAATCCGGCCTTATGTTCAGTACTTCCACGCGTCCAAATACATCAGCGATCTGGCCAACGGCAATATCTGTGCAGTGATCGGTTTTAACGGTGACGTGGTGCAGGCAGCGGCCAGTGCCAAAGAAGCCAAGAACGGGATCAATATCGCTTATTCGATTCCCAAGGAAGGCTCGACGCTGTGGCTCGACATGGTGGTGATGCCCAAAGGCGCGCCCCATGAAAAGAACGCCTACACCTACATGAACTACCTGCTGACGCCGCAAGTGATCGCCAATATCAGCAACCATATCCACTACGCCAACCCCAACCTGGCGGCGGACGCCGAACTGTCGCCGGAAGTGAAGCAAGACCCGGCGATTTACCCGTCAAAAGAGGTGGTGGATACGCTGTTCACCGTAGAAGACCTGCCCGCCAAAATCGCACGCCTGAGCACCCGCTTGTGGACCAAGCTTAAAACCAACACCTGATAACCAGGCCTCTCTGGCCGCAGGAGCTGCCGAGGGTGGCTCTACAACAAAAACCGGTCTGTCACATTGCGCCGCTCATTGTCATCACGCACGTCATAGCTGACGGTGGTGGCAATGTTGGCGTGGTGGGCCAGTTTTTGTGCGATGGACACGTCGTACTCTTCAATCACGCGGGTGATGAACGAGCGCCGGAAGTCGTGGGGCATGATGTCGACCCCTACCTGCTTGCCCCGCTGCTTGGCGATGTAGTAGATCGCATGTTTGGTAATGCGCTCGCGGGTGATGTGGTTGCCGCG
This genomic stretch from Pseudomonas deceptionensis harbors:
- a CDS encoding glucose/quinate/shikimate family membrane-bound PQQ-dependent dehydrogenase codes for the protein MIKSQPPASVSRWPIWVAALGVLVFGLLFVAGGGYLATLGGSLYFLLAGIGMIVSSVLLFKQRLSGAWLFAAVMLASILWAVIDAGLVFWPLVSRLFALAVLSLVVALVYPTLRKANGLSGNAGYALSAVLAAGIAAGAWGMFQPHASIAPTGDGPGLTRVDPANAQKDWAHYGNDEGGSRFAALDQINRSNVSKLVPAWTYQTGDVAVSNGNGAEDQMTPLQVGDKVFICTPHNNLIALDADTGKELWKNNINAESAVWQRCRGLAYFDATAAVTQPTDGSTPAAVVTVAPGAACQRRLLTNTIDARLIAVDADTGKFCQDFGTHGQVDLKTGLGNVPDSYYQLSSAPLMAGTTVVVGGRVADNVQTDMPGGVIRGFDVMTGAMRWAFDPGNPQDKQAPAEGQTYVRSTPNSWAPMSYDPLMNTVFLPMGSSSTDIYGVDRTALNHKYGASVLALNATTGEEKWVYQTVHNDLWDFDLPMQPTLMDFTTVDGSKVPALVIGTKAGQIFVLDRHTGKPLTKVEEVPVKAANIPNEPYSLTQPKSVGMPQIGAQTLTESDMWGATPFDQMLCRISFKKMRYEGLYTAPGTDVSLSFPGSLGGMNWGGLSTDPVHGFIFVNDMRLGLWVQMVPQQKEAKASSGGEALNTGMGAVPLKGTPYAVNKNRFLSIAGIPCQAPPFGTLTAIDMKTQKVAWQVPVGTVQDTGPLGIKMGLQLPIGMPTLGGTLSTQGGLIFIAGTQDYYLRAFNSANGEEAWKARLPVGSQGGPMTFVSPKTGKQYIVITAGGARQSVDRGDYVIAYALPDSQ
- a CDS encoding polyamine ABC transporter substrate-binding protein; this encodes MHINSVSLAVMLAAFSTVSHADESVNISNWNGYIADDTLTTFTKETGIKATYDIHDSNEVLESKLMTGNTGYDVVSPSNHFLSRLIKAGAIQKLDRSQLPNWKNLDPVLMKKLEVNDPGNQYGYPYMWGTAGIGYNVEKIKAIFGTTDVTQSWSLFFDEENIKKLSQCGVAIIDNPTQVLPITLNYLGLPHHSHDPEDYKKAEQALLKIRPYVQYFHASKYISDLANGNICAVIGFNGDVVQAAASAKEAKNGINIAYSIPKEGSTLWLDMVVMPKGAPHEKNAYTYMNYLLTPQVIANISNHIHYANPNLAADAELSPEVKQDPAIYPSKEVVDTLFTVEDLPAKIARLSTRLWTKLKTNT
- a CDS encoding LysR substrate-binding domain-containing protein, which codes for MDKVRHVPSLQGLQALVEVADSGSFTQAAQTLCLTQSAVSRKVQQLEAHFGVALFARTSRSVRMTPEGEQVLASARSILEQLKALEDRLSPQERPLRIRMHVSLAVRWLLPKLSDFYLQYPDIALSIETVATEVVEPGSDSDAYILYLPRPSSDPACMALFDEALVPVCAPGMGPLTSVDDLVRFALLHRSADQQAWIDWLSANGGKPLAAYRHIPFNLDELALDAAARGLGVAVTDMTLAAESIQRGVLVIPFGEPLKTGGNYSLCLQPSAASHPACARVWQWFAQQVE
- a CDS encoding NAD(P)/FAD-dependent oxidoreductase; this encodes MKNECGWIALAGSSPSRDHLKGPEKADWLIIGGGITGLSAAHSLAQLHPEARIVVVDRQRAAQGASARNSGYAVAHENPGDDELIGKGGFAGFAVDSSIGQAAGDEVRMRIARHNIECEYRDSGYYFAVNDPRKLTHVEAKLQTLSAVGASAQFLEGAQLAQKLGTRHYQAAIWCGNGNALLQPAKYVKGLLDALPANVTLFENTEITGLERLSGGRIRAKGTQGNIEASQVLVCLNAFIPRAGITHSATFPMELSASLTRPLTDKEYQAIGNVEPWGVLSTRPLGATVRLTPDRRVMIRNTAEYRTRDLSASDLLQRRKHHVLGLQRRFPGLGEQDIHYTWTGHLSASRSGQPYFAKVEDGVYAVAGCNGSGVARGTLWGRLLAELASGASSPLLQSVMDRAQPGWLPPRPLFDIGAVLRMRMEAVRAKTEI
- a CDS encoding TerC family protein produces the protein MEWIADPTAWLGLLTLIVLELVLGIDNLVFIAILADKLPPEQRDRARVIGLTLALVMRLGLLASISWIVTLTAPLFEVFDKSFSGRDLIMLFGGLFLLFKATMELHERLEGHVAERTSSMGYAMFWPIVAQIVVLDAVFSMDAVITAVGMVDHLSVMMIAVVFSIGLMIIASKPLTKFVNSHPTVIMLCLGFLMMIGFSLTAEGLGFHIPKGYLYAAIGFSILIEVLNQIARARRKKSVQGMRPMRERTAHAVMRLLGGRTLHADEVGEEIADMLEGGDDKEVFHRRERVMISGVLQLAERPIRTVMTPRAEIDHIDLSDSADTIRTTLMHSSYSRLPLIRDGRVDEPLGFVHKKELLKELLAGHEPDLEAMARKAVNLLDSFTILNALEQMRKESTHIAFVVNEFGDFIGLLTMTDILESIAGELPDASEIEGPNIVTREDGYLVSGALNLSQIRQHTGFAAKATDDYQTLGGMVMSMLDRLPMVGDKLVWEGWYMTVVEVEERRVTRVLLSKA